Proteins co-encoded in one Armatimonadia bacterium genomic window:
- a CDS encoding MerR family transcriptional regulator, producing the protein MPEILLESDRPILRIGAVAEILHVHARTLRLYEERGLVAPARKRGQRQYSRNDVVWLNCLRQLLHEDGYSLNAIPKLLEFVPCWELRGCPREVYQSCTAARERRLECWEVLERVCRNGRGVCSECPIAASVREEAPEQVGSGVEEGRGTG; encoded by the coding sequence GTGCCCGAGATTCTGCTTGAGAGCGATCGGCCCATACTGCGCATCGGCGCCGTTGCGGAGATACTGCACGTGCATGCTCGGACGCTTCGGCTCTATGAGGAGCGCGGGCTAGTGGCGCCGGCTCGGAAGCGCGGGCAGCGGCAGTACAGCCGAAATGACGTGGTCTGGCTCAACTGCCTGCGGCAACTGCTTCACGAGGACGGGTACAGCCTGAATGCGATCCCCAAGCTGCTCGAATTCGTGCCTTGCTGGGAGCTGCGGGGGTGCCCACGGGAGGTCTATCAGTCCTGCACGGCGGCGCGGGAGCGTCGCCTGGAGTGCTGGGAGGTCTTGGAGCGAGTATGCCGCAACGGCCGGGGGGTCTGTTCAGAGTGCCCGATCGCAGCGAGTGTGCGGGAGGAGGCACCAGAGCAGGTTGGCTCGGGCGTTGAGGAAGGCAGAGGGACAGGCTAG
- a CDS encoding PQQ-binding-like beta-propeller repeat protein, producing MMTMRVVSLVVLAAMSLGVAWAEEPPMLLNGFETTAGLSMTFDAKLPDSKLSLNVDPAYVSEGKSSLLMQSASPKDATGNSYVGVTFKLNKAVSLKGRALVLDVWTAEPGKMKALYVRGFDAANKCALSWQTWNWGGAVGKKTEVQLIPGMSLGGYMWEPSMAVSPDRETISRIEIIFGVSDRSVPYGAYLDNVRVIPCEVKSFMDVNKARPRCPETALVRDGQASAAIVCPSEPAWRTVAGELQSALTKKLGVSFAVKSAEELSDEDLTKTNAILLGTVVNNRRVLPLYSHLQTYADDLYPGPEGYVVQSIHDPWGTRNNVLLIGASTPAGAREGMTELLAAIPTTGTVGPVFKVKLTGIAKERFGSVLTREPDAAYIKSQQAAAEKALAEGGHTGLFSQIASVGSLYAQTHKDGYATLFAWLAKRAAEYHDTNPGTYGGPWGMDSDFPSSKVIPLWAVTEQSPALSDEDRLEVTKVLFRWISDVCPVETPSAKNENVRFNHGTHPALGCLFAGQYFTRYYDAAEARTWLDLADGCFQFQAKASKPNEDCNGYQWLTLYHMMTYALAKPDFTLFENGNARRSADFGILCMDNLGYSVTYGDTGAYVGWWSEMPFLMGAAWYYRDPRYAWALEKKQAVSGRVSMGEYNCLPTVEAAAGSGLKPPADLLGTKAWPLDPYYYKTFGGPQVQSLEQSVDKVVFRNGFDPQDQYLLLDGLSNGGHKHLDGNSISRWSEKGRIWLADADYILAAPKYHNGVLIFRDGQSQQIPDFCEIEHNVDFSQFGGTTTTFRNYAGVDWRRHILWLKGNSFLVADEMVAKEDGDYSFRVVWNTVGEVSLMGPGLNIHQDGQYASIAVSPDCRLLLDNDPDYGKNWSGYKYIKEPVVRVFKAVRDCKLKAGERTVIYSLLTATGDKQVMPRLVPFADRWVAVDGLADPIVAGVGGVHWEMHGLGVPEVDADDIVYTPSRVWLVGADRIDGGEMPGDIPEGADVEYNLQGGEGKVIYPARTTTSPFFSEQPVAGPSLAEKDMRAVMREIINKAPAVQAQAAAGLKPPTALKQAWSYRERPTTYLLTANKGAQEAVDCGLKITASPEPLAANVFSGAPGQNTADKAVDGGVQGTENCVMWADDQPATLRLDLDRDYDVSKLVVKAWFVTVSSKDKKFQVGKIGAEASLDGFVGDVRSLVDFTDTAMHGNWGDPAHEPQVYEFPLKAKAKNLRLTLTPRPGTAIYLAEVEVWGDRAGLSEEIAAKPRASSLGFSAVTQADINGDGVREVLAGLPTGKLLAISATGERLWEAMLPGAINALGAVDFEGSGKPTIVAGCMGARAVALSPEGKVLWTFEAPYYKRVGHMRVVFPADLEGKGKQVAILGSDNWHFYAVDAQGKQIWAYESVHGSTCGAAADVDGDGRQEVVAGTEYYWWHVVRPDGKALFSYSTRSGPHANAATTASLDGDKTRCVVFGGADGNVHVLGPDGKLRWQFNAGDEIVSVSAADVNGDGKDEIIAGSMNFNVFAIDSTGKAVWRTDVGSEVTGTRVANTEKGPQVVVTSRDGGLYVLEGATGAVRAGQRLVPGKAILSVPETGQAKQFAVAPGNGDLLLFQLP from the coding sequence ATGATGACGATGCGTGTCGTGAGCCTTGTGGTACTGGCGGCTATGAGCCTGGGCGTGGCATGGGCGGAAGAGCCTCCCATGCTACTGAACGGCTTTGAGACTACTGCCGGGCTGTCCATGACCTTCGATGCAAAGTTGCCCGACAGCAAACTGAGCCTGAACGTGGACCCGGCGTACGTGTCCGAGGGTAAGAGCAGCCTGCTGATGCAGAGCGCGTCGCCGAAGGACGCCACCGGGAACTCCTATGTTGGTGTGACCTTCAAGCTGAACAAAGCGGTGAGCCTCAAGGGGCGGGCGCTGGTTCTCGACGTGTGGACTGCAGAGCCCGGGAAGATGAAGGCTCTCTACGTGCGAGGCTTTGATGCCGCGAACAAATGCGCACTGAGCTGGCAAACGTGGAACTGGGGCGGCGCGGTTGGGAAGAAGACGGAGGTGCAGCTCATCCCGGGTATGTCGCTGGGCGGCTACATGTGGGAGCCGTCCATGGCAGTAAGCCCGGACCGGGAGACCATCAGCCGGATCGAGATCATCTTTGGCGTGTCGGACCGTAGCGTGCCGTATGGCGCGTATCTGGACAACGTGCGGGTCATCCCGTGCGAGGTGAAGTCTTTTATGGATGTCAACAAGGCGCGACCGCGCTGCCCTGAGACGGCGCTGGTCCGCGACGGCCAAGCCTCCGCCGCAATCGTCTGTCCGAGTGAACCCGCCTGGCGCACCGTCGCCGGGGAGTTGCAGTCGGCGCTGACCAAGAAGCTCGGTGTGTCCTTCGCTGTGAAGAGTGCGGAGGAACTGTCTGACGAGGACCTCACGAAGACCAACGCAATCCTCCTTGGGACGGTTGTCAACAACCGGCGGGTTCTGCCGCTGTACTCGCACCTGCAGACCTATGCCGACGACCTGTACCCCGGGCCGGAGGGCTACGTGGTGCAGTCGATTCATGATCCCTGGGGCACCCGCAACAATGTTCTTCTGATCGGCGCGAGTACCCCGGCCGGAGCTCGCGAAGGGATGACCGAGTTGCTGGCGGCGATCCCGACCACGGGGACCGTTGGCCCGGTGTTCAAAGTCAAGCTGACTGGCATCGCCAAGGAGCGCTTCGGGAGTGTCCTGACGCGCGAGCCGGATGCGGCGTACATCAAGAGCCAGCAGGCGGCGGCGGAGAAGGCGCTGGCTGAAGGTGGGCACACGGGGCTGTTCAGCCAGATTGCCTCGGTGGGCAGCCTGTATGCGCAGACCCACAAGGACGGCTATGCCACGCTGTTCGCCTGGCTGGCCAAGCGTGCTGCTGAGTACCACGACACGAACCCGGGCACCTATGGCGGACCTTGGGGTATGGACTCGGACTTCCCGTCCAGCAAGGTGATTCCGCTGTGGGCAGTGACGGAGCAGAGTCCGGCCCTGAGCGACGAGGACCGGCTTGAGGTCACCAAGGTGCTGTTCCGGTGGATCTCGGACGTGTGTCCGGTCGAGACGCCCTCGGCCAAGAACGAGAATGTGCGTTTCAACCACGGGACCCACCCCGCGCTCGGGTGTCTGTTTGCCGGCCAGTACTTCACGCGCTACTACGATGCGGCCGAGGCACGGACTTGGCTTGACTTGGCCGATGGCTGCTTCCAGTTCCAGGCCAAGGCGAGCAAGCCTAATGAGGACTGCAACGGCTACCAGTGGCTGACGCTGTACCACATGATGACCTACGCGCTGGCAAAACCCGACTTCACGCTTTTTGAGAACGGGAATGCGCGACGCAGCGCCGACTTCGGCATCCTGTGCATGGACAACCTGGGGTACTCGGTGACCTACGGCGACACAGGGGCCTATGTCGGTTGGTGGAGTGAGATGCCCTTCCTGATGGGTGCGGCGTGGTACTACCGCGATCCCCGGTACGCCTGGGCCCTGGAGAAGAAGCAGGCTGTGAGCGGCCGCGTGAGCATGGGCGAGTACAACTGCCTGCCGACCGTGGAAGCCGCGGCCGGTAGCGGCCTGAAGCCGCCTGCGGACCTTCTGGGCACGAAGGCCTGGCCCCTTGACCCCTACTATTACAAGACCTTCGGTGGGCCGCAGGTGCAGTCCCTGGAGCAGTCGGTCGACAAGGTGGTGTTCCGCAACGGCTTCGACCCGCAGGACCAGTACCTGCTGCTGGACGGGCTGAGCAATGGCGGCCACAAGCACCTCGACGGGAACTCGATCTCCCGCTGGTCGGAGAAGGGACGCATCTGGCTTGCCGACGCGGACTACATCCTGGCGGCGCCCAAGTACCACAACGGCGTGCTGATCTTCCGTGACGGGCAGTCGCAGCAGATCCCGGACTTCTGCGAGATCGAGCACAACGTCGACTTCAGCCAGTTCGGGGGCACGACCACGACCTTCCGGAACTATGCAGGGGTCGACTGGCGGCGGCACATCCTGTGGCTGAAGGGCAATAGCTTCCTGGTGGCCGATGAGATGGTTGCCAAGGAGGATGGCGACTACAGCTTCCGCGTTGTGTGGAACACGGTTGGTGAAGTCAGCCTCATGGGGCCGGGCTTGAACATCCACCAGGATGGTCAGTATGCCTCGATCGCGGTGAGCCCGGACTGCCGGCTGCTTCTGGATAACGACCCGGACTACGGCAAGAACTGGAGCGGGTACAAGTACATCAAGGAGCCGGTGGTGCGGGTGTTCAAGGCGGTGCGTGACTGCAAGCTGAAGGCGGGGGAGAGGACCGTCATCTACTCGCTGCTGACCGCTACCGGTGACAAGCAGGTCATGCCGCGTCTGGTGCCCTTTGCCGACCGCTGGGTTGCCGTGGACGGTCTTGCAGACCCGATCGTCGCTGGAGTCGGCGGAGTCCACTGGGAGATGCACGGTCTGGGAGTGCCGGAGGTCGATGCCGATGACATCGTCTACACGCCCTCGCGGGTGTGGCTGGTGGGTGCAGACCGGATCGACGGGGGCGAGATGCCCGGCGACATCCCTGAGGGAGCGGATGTGGAGTACAACCTTCAGGGTGGCGAGGGAAAGGTGATCTACCCGGCGCGGACGACCACGTCACCGTTCTTCAGCGAGCAGCCGGTTGCCGGTCCGAGCCTGGCTGAGAAGGACATGCGGGCGGTGATGCGGGAGATCATCAACAAGGCGCCGGCCGTGCAGGCACAGGCGGCTGCCGGTCTGAAGCCCCCGACCGCTCTGAAACAGGCCTGGAGCTACCGGGAGCGTCCGACCACGTACCTGCTGACCGCGAACAAGGGAGCGCAGGAGGCGGTTGACTGCGGCCTGAAGATCACTGCCTCACCCGAGCCGCTGGCGGCGAACGTGTTCAGCGGCGCTCCGGGGCAGAACACAGCGGACAAGGCGGTTGACGGCGGTGTACAGGGGACCGAGAACTGCGTGATGTGGGCTGATGACCAGCCCGCGACTCTGCGCCTCGACCTGGACCGCGACTATGACGTGAGCAAGCTCGTGGTGAAGGCCTGGTTTGTCACCGTGTCCAGCAAGGACAAGAAGTTCCAGGTGGGCAAGATCGGCGCCGAGGCGTCGCTGGACGGGTTCGTCGGCGACGTGCGTTCGCTGGTCGACTTCACGGATACGGCGATGCACGGCAACTGGGGCGACCCGGCGCACGAGCCCCAGGTGTACGAGTTCCCCCTCAAGGCTAAGGCGAAGAACCTGCGGCTGACGCTGACGCCTCGGCCCGGGACAGCGATCTACCTGGCGGAAGTGGAAGTCTGGGGCGATCGGGCCGGACTGTCGGAGGAGATTGCTGCGAAGCCGCGGGCGAGCTCGCTGGGGTTCTCGGCGGTCACGCAGGCCGACATCAACGGTGACGGGGTCAGGGAGGTGCTGGCAGGGCTGCCGACCGGCAAGCTGCTGGCGATCTCTGCTACCGGTGAGAGGCTGTGGGAGGCCATGCTGCCGGGTGCGATCAATGCGCTGGGCGCCGTGGACTTCGAGGGCAGCGGCAAGCCCACGATCGTTGCGGGTTGCATGGGTGCCCGTGCGGTCGCGCTCTCACCTGAGGGCAAGGTCCTGTGGACTTTCGAAGCCCCGTACTACAAGCGCGTGGGCCACATGCGAGTGGTATTCCCCGCCGACCTGGAGGGGAAGGGCAAGCAGGTGGCGATCCTGGGATCCGACAACTGGCACTTCTATGCCGTGGACGCCCAGGGCAAGCAGATCTGGGCCTATGAGAGCGTGCATGGCTCGACCTGTGGTGCTGCGGCTGACGTGGATGGGGACGGACGGCAGGAGGTTGTGGCCGGAACGGAGTACTACTGGTGGCATGTGGTGCGACCAGACGGGAAGGCCCTGTTCAGCTACTCGACCAGGAGTGGCCCGCATGCGAACGCGGCGACGACGGCCAGTCTGGACGGCGACAAGACCCGCTGCGTGGTGTTCGGCGGAGCGGACGGGAACGTCCACGTGCTGGGCCCGGACGGCAAGCTGCGCTGGCAGTTCAACGCCGGTGACGAGATCGTCTCGGTCAGCGCCGCTGACGTGAACGGCGATGGGAAGGACGAGATCATCGCCGGCTCGATGAACTTCAACGTGTTCGCGATCGATTCGACCGGGAAGGCTGTGTGGCGGACGGACGTGGGCAGCGAAGTGACCGGTACCAGGGTTGCGAACACTGAGAAGGGGCCGCAAGTTGTGGTCACGAGTCGCGACGGCGGGCTGTATGTGCTGGAGGGCGCTACCGGTGCTGTGCGGGCCGGGCAGCGGCTGGTACCGGGTAAGGCGATCCTGTCTGTGCCTGAGACCGGCCAGGCGAAGCAGTTCGCGGTCGCTCCAGGGAATGGCGACCTGCTGCTGTTCCAGCTTCCCTGA
- a CDS encoding metallophosphoesterase family protein: MRYAVLSDVHANLPALEAVLARLEAERPDGLLCLGDCVGYGAQPNECVALLIEHQAIAVRGNHDVAAVESGKEQWFTEGARRCILWTREQLQPQVHDYLSGLPDTLEADGAQLCHGAPFDPDYYVLTEADAEMALEASERRLVFVGHTHCAEWYTAGAGGTRPVLFPASSGGTLVMEPGKGYVVNPGAVGQPRDGNSMAAYAVWDTEAATIRLHRVPYNIRAAQEEIIRAGLPAMMSARLVVGA, encoded by the coding sequence GTGAGATACGCAGTGCTCTCGGATGTTCATGCGAACCTGCCGGCGCTGGAGGCGGTGCTGGCACGCCTGGAGGCTGAAAGGCCCGACGGGCTCCTGTGCCTTGGAGATTGCGTGGGGTATGGCGCGCAACCAAATGAATGCGTGGCGCTGCTGATCGAGCATCAGGCTATCGCTGTCCGCGGGAATCACGATGTGGCAGCGGTGGAGAGCGGCAAGGAGCAGTGGTTTACTGAGGGGGCACGTCGGTGTATCCTGTGGACAAGGGAGCAGTTACAGCCACAGGTACACGACTATCTGAGCGGGCTGCCGGACACTCTTGAGGCTGACGGGGCACAGCTTTGTCATGGCGCGCCCTTTGATCCGGACTACTACGTACTGACGGAGGCGGATGCCGAGATGGCGCTTGAGGCAAGTGAGAGGCGCCTGGTGTTCGTCGGGCATACGCATTGTGCTGAGTGGTACACGGCTGGCGCTGGGGGCACGCGTCCGGTGCTTTTCCCGGCGTCGTCGGGCGGGACCCTGGTCATGGAACCGGGGAAAGGGTATGTCGTGAACCCGGGGGCAGTGGGGCAGCCGAGAGACGGGAACTCGATGGCTGCCTATGCGGTCTGGGACACGGAAGCGGCGACGATCAGACTACATCGCGTGCCGTACAACATCCGAGCAGCACAGGAGGAGATCATCAGAGCGGGTCTGCCGGCGATGATGTCGGCGCGCCTCGTAGTCGGAGCATAG
- a CDS encoding uroporphyrinogen decarboxylase family protein yields MDDPRSPYLFPVDLERFWADDAASRGKPFSTDKPQVPLGISMPATCIWDELGLPMPQGADTEVTDPYQVGKDLRKRYNEKALAVVGKSLFPEDDPPPADSHFPAVKGITDIFEAPVSYVGGTGWVMPAASTPAELEALLDRVGKREVRSVLLPANWEAECRRIYETYGKKPRLGGGIRGPVTAAMSIYGVENLIFLVLDAPELAARFRDLLCDKIIEMTRVLYEVSETPDRRGFGFSDDNSAMLNPDMYAFFGQPILRRVFETFSPGPKDARYQHSDSAMGHLMPLLNEVGLNGANFGPTVRAEDIRQALPRCVIHGQLAPWTFARGTDEEVAWEVRRDLEAVGADGGLVVATAGSINPGSRLSGLRAAMSMIQQYGRHQPF; encoded by the coding sequence ATGGATGACCCGCGCAGCCCCTACCTTTTTCCTGTGGACCTGGAACGCTTCTGGGCCGATGATGCCGCCAGTCGCGGCAAGCCCTTCTCCACCGACAAGCCCCAGGTTCCGCTGGGGATATCGATGCCTGCCACCTGCATCTGGGATGAGCTGGGGCTGCCCATGCCCCAAGGGGCCGACACAGAGGTCACCGACCCGTACCAGGTTGGGAAGGACCTGCGGAAGCGGTACAACGAAAAGGCGCTGGCGGTTGTCGGCAAGAGCCTCTTCCCGGAGGACGACCCGCCGCCGGCCGATTCGCATTTCCCCGCGGTGAAGGGGATCACGGATATCTTCGAGGCTCCAGTCTCGTATGTGGGCGGCACGGGCTGGGTGATGCCCGCCGCCTCGACGCCGGCTGAACTGGAAGCACTGCTGGACCGGGTTGGGAAACGCGAGGTCCGGTCGGTGCTGCTCCCGGCGAACTGGGAGGCGGAGTGCCGCCGGATCTACGAGACCTACGGGAAGAAGCCGCGTCTGGGTGGCGGGATTCGTGGGCCGGTCACGGCGGCCATGAGCATCTACGGGGTCGAGAACCTCATCTTTCTGGTCCTCGATGCACCGGAGCTCGCCGCTCGGTTCCGTGATCTGCTGTGCGACAAGATCATCGAGATGACACGCGTGCTGTACGAGGTCAGTGAGACGCCGGACCGCCGGGGCTTTGGCTTCAGTGACGACAATTCGGCGATGCTGAACCCGGACATGTACGCGTTCTTTGGCCAGCCGATCCTGCGCCGGGTGTTTGAGACCTTCTCACCGGGGCCGAAGGACGCGCGGTACCAACACTCGGACAGTGCGATGGGGCACCTGATGCCGCTGCTGAACGAAGTGGGGCTCAATGGGGCAAACTTCGGGCCAACCGTCAGGGCAGAGGACATCCGCCAAGCCCTGCCGCGGTGTGTGATCCACGGTCAGCTTGCGCCCTGGACCTTTGCGCGGGGGACGGATGAGGAAGTGGCGTGGGAGGTGCGTCGCGATCTCGAGGCCGTCGGTGCAGACGGTGGACTGGTGGTGGCAACGGCAGGGAGCATCAACCCCGGCAGCCGTCTCTCGGGGCTTCGGGCCGCCATGAGCATGATCCAGCAGTACGGGCGCCATCAGCCGTTCTAG
- a CDS encoding PHP domain-containing protein has protein sequence MEQFPYDAHTHTVFSDGVNTVEENVRAAEAAGLRCVAVTDHLMPDSNHERLEVWAAEACRLDGESSIMVVPGVEGTILDTEGTVSVDAREATLVKLVLVDLSRHTRGIGYDPPANSRRYEQQVLAAVTNAALNPVVDAIAHPFNLGRFDAVLTPDQLSREGLREVARVMAESNVAFEIMNQAYWWYPQMTVAEFTREYARLLRLFAREGVKFMVGSDAHSAGAVGCLHYCRTLMREAGIELSQLVNLERMAAARSTHTISP, from the coding sequence GTGGAACAGTTTCCCTACGACGCCCACACCCATACGGTCTTTTCGGACGGAGTGAACACGGTCGAGGAGAACGTGCGCGCTGCGGAGGCGGCCGGGCTGCGTTGCGTGGCTGTGACCGATCACCTGATGCCGGACTCGAACCATGAGCGCCTCGAAGTTTGGGCGGCGGAGGCGTGCCGGCTGGATGGTGAGAGCTCGATCATGGTGGTGCCCGGCGTCGAGGGGACGATTCTCGATACCGAGGGAACTGTGAGCGTGGACGCGCGGGAGGCCACACTGGTGAAGCTGGTGCTGGTCGACCTGAGTCGCCACACTCGGGGCATTGGCTATGACCCACCGGCGAACTCGCGACGCTACGAGCAGCAGGTTCTGGCAGCAGTGACGAACGCGGCGCTGAACCCGGTGGTGGACGCGATCGCGCACCCCTTCAACCTGGGGCGGTTCGATGCGGTGCTGACGCCGGATCAACTGTCTCGTGAGGGTCTGCGAGAGGTCGCCCGGGTGATGGCCGAGAGCAATGTGGCCTTTGAGATCATGAACCAGGCGTACTGGTGGTACCCGCAGATGACGGTGGCGGAGTTCACCCGTGAGTACGCCCGGTTGCTGCGGCTCTTCGCGCGAGAGGGCGTCAAGTTCATGGTGGGCAGTGACGCGCATTCGGCGGGAGCTGTGGGATGCCTCCACTACTGTAGGACGCTGATGCGTGAGGCGGGGATTGAGTTGTCGCAACTGGTCAACCTGGAACGGATGGCCGCCGCACGAAGCACGCACACGATCAGTCCGTGA
- a CDS encoding acyltransferase domain-containing protein → MRLEEALKALQLEGSTALFEPYWEDSERTIPEQGPRFLQPLEITRNREYAGLPAEVDEGLLECARQVRETPALAQLAWHCARLLYVHRSYPPAQIRCWPTLEATFGDQAGLFYLIVALEAVPRMRAYHIAHGVPDDVTRATTTHFTESTRIYQEHHGDRWGVLPRVLYWLRNHTGGELYCLGRFEYMVRPFWGRVKAFQNDETGEILALSCDGIHYDAQGFAVSSEEPASWKAHLIEEPEVVRGFPIAPTGTAVKAEVKLPRSSWRCMLQPGDPILETHIPAGGNMTPERCRESMQRALYFFPRFFPERPFVAFGCASWILNPELETICGPSWNMVQWQRELYLFPVYSNGRDGLYFVFGQDEIEVATAPRDTSLRRALLDHLAAGRPLRSGGMFMLREDFRHYGSQHYRSMWPPSVLR, encoded by the coding sequence ATGAGACTCGAAGAAGCTCTGAAAGCCTTGCAGCTTGAGGGAAGCACCGCGCTGTTTGAGCCGTACTGGGAGGATTCGGAACGGACAATCCCTGAGCAGGGACCGAGGTTTCTGCAGCCCCTTGAGATCACACGCAACCGCGAGTACGCAGGCCTGCCGGCGGAGGTCGATGAGGGGCTGCTGGAGTGTGCCCGACAGGTGCGGGAGACACCGGCGCTGGCGCAACTGGCCTGGCACTGTGCGCGGCTGCTTTATGTACATAGGAGCTATCCACCGGCCCAGATACGGTGCTGGCCGACCCTGGAGGCTACCTTCGGGGACCAGGCGGGCCTGTTCTACCTGATCGTGGCCCTTGAGGCGGTCCCACGGATGAGGGCGTACCACATCGCCCACGGAGTGCCGGATGACGTTACGCGGGCGACGACCACGCACTTCACGGAGTCGACGCGGATCTACCAGGAGCACCACGGGGACCGCTGGGGAGTGCTGCCACGGGTGCTGTATTGGCTGCGCAACCATACGGGCGGCGAACTCTACTGCCTGGGCCGGTTTGAGTACATGGTGCGACCCTTCTGGGGTCGAGTGAAGGCCTTCCAGAACGACGAGACGGGGGAGATTCTGGCGCTGTCTTGCGACGGAATCCACTACGATGCCCAGGGCTTCGCGGTGAGCTCTGAGGAGCCGGCGTCGTGGAAGGCGCACCTGATCGAGGAGCCGGAGGTGGTTCGAGGGTTCCCGATTGCGCCGACCGGGACGGCGGTCAAGGCCGAAGTGAAGCTCCCAAGGTCGTCGTGGCGGTGCATGCTGCAGCCGGGCGACCCGATCCTGGAGACGCACATTCCCGCCGGAGGGAACATGACGCCGGAGCGCTGCCGGGAGAGCATGCAGCGGGCGTTGTACTTCTTCCCGCGGTTCTTCCCAGAGCGCCCCTTTGTGGCCTTTGGCTGCGCGTCGTGGATTCTGAACCCGGAGCTGGAGACCATCTGCGGTCCCTCGTGGAACATGGTGCAGTGGCAGCGGGAGCTGTATCTGTTCCCGGTGTACTCCAACGGGCGAGACGGCCTGTACTTCGTGTTTGGCCAGGACGAGATTGAGGTGGCGACGGCGCCACGGGATACGAGCCTGCGGCGTGCGCTGCTTGACCATCTGGCGGCCGGGCGACCCTTGCGCAGTGGCGGCATGTTCATGCTGCGCGAGGACTTCCGCCACTACGGCAGCCAGCATTATCGATCGATGTGGCCGCCCTCCGTCTTGAGGTAG
- a CDS encoding diguanylate cyclase gives MKALVAERDTSCREGISDALRRWDWEVVSTPLAPAVLQTGLEGVDVAIVGSQKREEGPVSVCRQVRELAGASPLYLIALVTSAHEAALREVVDAGADDCLLMPLQPGEIWTRLRTAARVIGLQEELVQARLDLHTRTTRDALTGLLNRAAIFDVLAGEVARCRREGTGFAVAVADIDHFKWVNDQYGHQAGDTVLAGVAERMLQAVRPYDSVGRYGGEEFLIVLPGCDGPTASEVAERIRALIAAESFGAMGISTTVSVGVAFCASQDAAEGHDLIWRADAAMYRAKRAGRNRVLCFHAGPSGEEEGWRGWPLVGASTSGRSR, from the coding sequence ATGAAGGCGCTGGTCGCAGAACGGGACACTTCATGCAGGGAAGGGATCAGTGACGCCTTGCGGCGCTGGGACTGGGAGGTCGTGTCGACGCCGCTCGCCCCGGCGGTCCTCCAGACAGGACTCGAGGGTGTTGACGTCGCCATCGTGGGATCGCAGAAGCGCGAGGAAGGCCCGGTCTCAGTGTGCCGGCAGGTGCGTGAGCTTGCGGGCGCAAGCCCGCTGTACCTGATTGCGCTGGTCACCTCAGCCCATGAGGCCGCCCTGCGCGAGGTTGTCGATGCCGGGGCCGATGACTGTCTGCTAATGCCGCTTCAGCCTGGGGAGATTTGGACGCGGCTGCGAACCGCTGCACGAGTGATTGGCCTCCAGGAGGAGCTGGTGCAAGCGCGTCTTGACCTGCATACGCGGACCACACGGGATGCGCTCACCGGGCTCCTGAACCGTGCGGCCATCTTTGACGTGCTGGCTGGTGAGGTCGCTCGGTGCCGCCGAGAGGGGACGGGATTCGCGGTCGCGGTAGCCGACATCGACCATTTCAAGTGGGTCAATGACCAGTATGGGCATCAGGCCGGTGACACGGTGCTCGCGGGCGTTGCCGAGCGGATGCTGCAGGCTGTACGGCCCTACGATTCAGTGGGGCGCTACGGCGGCGAGGAGTTCCTGATCGTCCTGCCCGGGTGTGACGGCCCGACGGCGTCTGAGGTCGCTGAACGCATCCGCGCGCTGATCGCTGCGGAGTCTTTCGGTGCGATGGGCATCAGCACGACGGTGAGCGTGGGAGTGGCGTTCTGTGCCTCGCAAGACGCCGCTGAGGGGCATGATCTGATCTGGCGTGCGGATGCAGCGATGTACCGGGCCAAGCGAGCCGGACGTAACCGAGTGCTGTGCTTCCATGCAGGGCCGAGTGGTGAGGAGGAGGGCTGGCGCGGCTGGCCTCTTGTCGGGGCTTCGACCTCGGGCCGATCGCGGTAG